In a genomic window of Gemmatimonadales bacterium:
- a CDS encoding alpha-ketoacid dehydrogenase subunit beta encodes MAEVTYLEGIRQALFEEMERDPNVFCLGEDIGAYGGAFKVTDGLLDRFGADRVIDTPISETGFVGAAAGAAHMGMRPVCEMQFIDFVSCAYSILTNYVATARYRAFLPCPMVVRGPSGGYVRGGPFHSQNPEAAFLHTPGLKIVYPATAGDAKGLMKAAIRDDDCVLFFEHKYLYRRIKEELPQGDHVVPIGKARVAREGTDLSIITYAATVWKSLEAAAQLEREDGLSVEVLDLRSLLPLDDEAIVATVRKTNRVLIVHEDTVTGGIAGEITARINDLAFEWLDAPVKRVAAHDVPLPYAPQLEDFVLPQVPDIVRAARWLAAY; translated from the coding sequence ATGGCTGAGGTCACGTACCTCGAGGGGATCCGCCAGGCGCTCTTCGAGGAGATGGAGCGCGACCCCAACGTCTTCTGCCTGGGCGAGGACATCGGCGCATACGGCGGCGCGTTCAAGGTCACCGACGGCCTGCTCGACCGGTTCGGCGCCGATCGCGTCATCGACACGCCGATCAGCGAGACCGGTTTCGTGGGCGCGGCCGCCGGCGCGGCCCACATGGGCATGCGTCCGGTGTGCGAGATGCAGTTCATCGACTTCGTCTCCTGCGCCTACAGCATCCTGACCAATTATGTCGCCACGGCGCGCTACCGCGCGTTCCTGCCGTGTCCGATGGTGGTCCGCGGTCCCAGCGGCGGGTACGTGCGCGGTGGGCCGTTCCACTCGCAGAACCCAGAGGCAGCCTTCCTCCACACGCCGGGCCTCAAGATCGTCTATCCTGCCACGGCGGGCGACGCCAAGGGACTGATGAAGGCCGCCATTCGCGACGATGATTGCGTGCTCTTCTTCGAGCACAAGTACCTGTACCGCCGGATCAAGGAAGAGCTGCCGCAGGGCGATCACGTGGTGCCAATCGGCAAGGCGCGGGTGGCGCGCGAGGGCACCGATCTGTCCATCATCACCTATGCCGCCACGGTGTGGAAGTCGCTGGAGGCGGCGGCGCAGCTGGAGCGGGAAGACGGACTCTCGGTCGAGGTCCTGGATCTCCGCTCGCTGCTCCCGCTGGACGACGAGGCCATCGTGGCCACCGTCCGGAAGACCAACCGAGTCCTCATCGTTCACGAGGACACCGTGACCGGCGGTATCGCCGGCGAGATCACCGCCCGGATCAACGACCTGGCATTCGAGTGGCTGGACGCCCCGGTCAAGCGGGTGGCCGCCCACGACGTGCCGTTGCCGTACGCCCCCCAGCTGGAGGACTTCGTCCTTCCGCAGGTGCCGGACATCGTCCGCGCCGCGAGGTGGCTGGCGGCGTACTGA
- a CDS encoding thiamine pyrophosphate-dependent dehydrogenase E1 component subunit alpha, translated as MAVTSALASDPAARAGLSRDQLLEIYYWMRLTRSLEERLVNLYRQTKVVGGLFRSLGQEACAVGSAYALRREDVLSPLIRNLGSMLVKGATPVEVVRQYMATGNSPTRGRELNIHFGDLQERNFVGQISHLGDMVPVMAGVTLSFKLRKEPRVGLVYVGDGATSTGAFHEGINFAAVQRCPLVVIAENNGYAYSTPTSRQCAAERLADKAVGYGIPGLRADGNDVLATFEVTKQAVDRARSGGGVTLIELMTYRRKGHAEHDNQSYVPAGEIERWAAENDPLDRYVERLTGEGVSVSELEGIDARVVQEIDRATDLAEGSPPPEPRDGLLGVYADPPSAAALWYREGLRTAVEQHERPASWGTHDG; from the coding sequence ATGGCTGTGACCAGCGCGCTTGCCTCCGATCCGGCCGCCCGGGCCGGCCTGTCCCGCGATCAACTCCTCGAGATCTATTACTGGATGCGTCTCACCCGGTCGCTGGAGGAGCGGCTGGTCAATCTGTATCGCCAGACCAAGGTCGTCGGCGGTCTGTTCCGCTCGCTGGGCCAGGAGGCCTGCGCCGTCGGCTCGGCCTACGCGCTCCGGCGGGAGGACGTGCTGTCCCCGCTCATTCGTAATCTCGGCTCCATGCTGGTGAAGGGCGCGACCCCGGTCGAGGTGGTCCGCCAGTACATGGCGACCGGCAATTCTCCCACCCGCGGCCGGGAGCTCAATATCCACTTCGGCGATCTGCAGGAGCGGAACTTCGTGGGCCAGATCTCCCATCTGGGAGACATGGTGCCGGTGATGGCCGGGGTGACGCTCTCGTTCAAGCTGCGGAAGGAGCCGCGGGTCGGTCTGGTGTACGTGGGCGACGGCGCCACCTCCACTGGAGCGTTTCACGAGGGGATCAACTTCGCGGCCGTGCAGCGCTGCCCGCTGGTGGTCATCGCGGAGAACAACGGCTACGCCTACTCCACCCCGACGTCCCGGCAATGCGCCGCCGAGCGGCTGGCCGACAAGGCGGTGGGGTACGGCATTCCGGGCCTCCGGGCCGACGGCAACGATGTGCTCGCCACCTTCGAGGTGACCAAGCAGGCCGTGGACCGGGCCCGGAGCGGCGGTGGCGTCACGCTGATCGAGCTGATGACCTACCGCCGCAAGGGCCACGCGGAGCACGACAACCAGTCGTACGTGCCGGCAGGGGAGATCGAGCGCTGGGCGGCCGAGAACGATCCGCTGGATCGCTACGTGGAGCGGCTCACCGGAGAAGGCGTGAGCGTCTCGGAGCTCGAGGGCATCGACGCACGGGTGGTGCAGGAGATCGACCGGGCTACCGACCTGGCGGAGGGCTCCCCGCCGCCGGAGCCTCGCGATGGCCTGCTCGGCGTCTATGCCGACCCGCCATCCGCAGCGGCATTATGGTACCGCGAAGGTCTCCGGACGGCGGTGGAGCAACACGAGCGGCCCGCGAGCTGGGGAACTCACGATGGCTGA
- a CDS encoding amidase, whose product MLGASALGGPLAARPAPPAGSSLARFARDPFDIEEATVRDLQSAMEAGRVSARELVELYLQRIDGLDRQGPALLSILETNPEALALAEGLDRERKSGNVRGPLHGIPVLLKDNVATADRMTTTAGSLALEGSIPPRDAFLVERLRAAGAVPLAKTNMSEWANIRSSRSSSGWSARGGQCRNPYVLDRNPCGSSSGSAVAVSANFGTVAIGTETDGSIVCPASTNGVVGLKPTVGLVSRAGVVPISHTQDTAGPLTRTVADAAALLGAIAGTDPRDRATGAATGHIEADYTRFLDAGGLRGARIGVARAKFFGYSDAADRLTQGALDVMKQEGAVLVDPANIPHAGEYDDAELEVLLFELKADLAAYLADLGPAAPVKRLADVIAFNEREPAREMPFFGQDLFVRAAAKGPLTSPKYRKALAHCRRLSRTLGLDAVMTAHRLDAIVAPTGNPAWPTDLVNGDHFTGSSSTPAAVAGYPSISVPAGFAFGLPVGVSFIGRAWSEPVLLRLAYAYEQASRLRQPPRFHPTLDSSIE is encoded by the coding sequence GTGCTGGGTGCTTCCGCGCTCGGCGGCCCCCTCGCTGCCCGGCCGGCCCCACCGGCCGGGAGCTCCCTCGCCCGCTTCGCACGCGATCCTTTCGACATCGAGGAAGCGACCGTCCGCGATCTCCAGTCCGCGATGGAAGCGGGCCGGGTGTCCGCTCGCGAGCTGGTCGAGCTCTATCTCCAGCGCATCGACGGTCTCGACCGTCAGGGACCGGCACTCCTCAGCATTCTGGAGACCAATCCGGAGGCGCTGGCGCTGGCGGAGGGGTTGGACCGAGAGCGAAAGTCCGGCAACGTCCGCGGCCCGCTCCACGGCATTCCGGTCCTGCTCAAGGACAACGTCGCCACGGCAGACCGGATGACCACCACCGCCGGCTCCCTCGCGCTCGAGGGCTCGATCCCGCCACGCGACGCCTTCCTGGTCGAACGGCTGCGCGCCGCCGGTGCCGTCCCGCTGGCCAAAACCAACATGAGCGAATGGGCCAATATCCGCTCCAGCCGGTCGAGCAGCGGCTGGAGCGCGCGCGGGGGCCAGTGCCGCAACCCGTACGTGCTGGATCGCAATCCCTGCGGCTCGAGCTCGGGGTCCGCCGTTGCCGTCTCGGCCAACTTCGGCACCGTGGCGATCGGCACCGAGACCGACGGCTCGATCGTCTGTCCCGCCAGCACCAACGGCGTAGTAGGGCTCAAGCCCACCGTGGGCCTGGTGAGTCGCGCGGGCGTCGTGCCGATCTCCCATACCCAGGATACCGCGGGCCCACTCACCCGCACGGTGGCCGACGCGGCGGCGCTGCTCGGAGCCATCGCCGGCACGGATCCGCGCGACCGAGCCACCGGAGCGGCCACGGGGCACATCGAGGCCGACTATACCAGGTTCCTCGATGCCGGAGGCCTCCGCGGGGCGCGTATCGGGGTGGCCAGGGCCAAGTTCTTCGGCTATAGCGACGCGGCGGACCGGCTCACCCAAGGCGCCCTCGACGTGATGAAGCAGGAGGGCGCGGTCCTGGTCGATCCGGCCAACATCCCTCACGCGGGGGAGTACGACGACGCGGAGCTCGAGGTGCTGCTCTTCGAGCTCAAGGCCGACCTCGCCGCGTATCTGGCGGACCTCGGGCCGGCCGCGCCAGTCAAACGGCTGGCGGATGTCATCGCCTTCAACGAGCGGGAGCCGGCGCGGGAGATGCCCTTCTTCGGCCAGGACCTCTTCGTTCGCGCGGCAGCCAAGGGTCCGCTCACGTCGCCGAAGTACCGGAAAGCACTGGCGCACTGCCGCCGGCTCTCCCGGACGCTGGGTCTCGATGCGGTGATGACGGCGCATCGGCTCGATGCCATCGTGGCGCCGACCGGGAATCCCGCATGGCCCACCGACCTGGTGAACGGCGATCATTTCACCGGCTCGAGCTCCACGCCGGCCGCGGTGGCCGGCTATCCCAGCATCAGCGTCCCCGCGGGGTTCGCCTTCGGCTTGCCGGTGGGCGTCTCGTTCATCGGGCGCGCCTGGAGCGAGCCGGTACTCCTCCGTCTGGCCTATGCCTACGAGCAGGCCAGCCGGCTCCGACAACCACCGCGATTCCACCCCACGCTGGACTCGAGCATCGAATGA